The DNA sequence GAAATTCGGCTATGCCAAGAAGGTCAAGAAGCGTGATGCGAACGGGCAGTACACCCGAGAATCATGGGACTTCAATGAAAGACCTGCGTTGGATTTGCCATGTATGGATAATCCACATATGGATAAGCCAAGTATGGATAATCCTGAATTGGAAAATCCTACGCAGGAAAATCCAACCCTACTAAATACTGATATACTAAATACTGAAAGTATAGAGAGAGAAGAGCGCGCGCGAGTGAAATCCGATTTTCCAAAAGCAAACAGGGTCCCTCTCTCTTCAAGCCAAAACCCTCTGCCGAAAAAGTCTACCCCCCAGTTGCGCAGCACCCCCCTTCAGGATGCCAGCTACTCTGTGGACGGTCAGCCGGTGGAAGACATCGTGGCCTACTTCAAGGACAAGTACAACCTGCTGCATCACCGACTTTCCGACAGGTGCGAAGGAGACATTGGACGGGACAAGGCATTGGCAGCATTTGCAGAGGACAGGTTGCAAAAGAGCTGGAAGGATGACAACCACCTGAGGGCAGACATCAATCGCTTCATCGATCATTTCAAATTCGACAAACATGAAACAGCTAAGAGATCTGGCAGCACTGCAGCATGCAAAGGCAATGCTTGGCAAACAGAGGAAGAGTACTGGAGCAAGCGAAACAGGCAAGCCAAGCCAAGAGGCATCAGGGCCATTAACGGCTCAGCAGGTTAAAGAAAGGGAAAGGCAGTATGCCCGAAAGTGCTGGTGGAACATGTGCCTTGAAGCTGAAAAGCTGTATGGGCAACTGGATGACTGGACAAAGGAGCTCTATGGCATGATGACCGCCTACAGTCTTGGGTATAAAACCCTCTGTGAGCAGTACAGTATCGACCCCAGCAAAGGACTGCTGCTGTCAGGAGCGCCAGGTATCGGCAAGACCAGTGTCATGAAGCACTTCCGGCAGCGTTTCAACGGCTTCAATGCCAAGCTCTACTACTGCCACGATATCCGGATGGAAGCCATGTCCAATGACAGCTTCACGGAGGGTTACCGAAAAAAGCAACACATGATCTTTGATGACTTTGGCTTGGAAGGCGAAATAAAGCGGTATGGCAACACGATCATGCCCATGAACGACATCATCTACTTCCGACATCGAGTGTTCAAGGAAAACGGCTTTAAAAGTCATTTCACCACCAACCTCTCCATGGAGGAAATCAGGGAACGGTATGACTTCAGAATGGTAGACCGCCTGAGTGAAATGGTCAACATCGTACCACTGGACCAAACAGAATCTTACAGGAAATAACCCACAAAACCGATGATCACACGCAAGATCGAAATACAGGAAAAAGACCTCTTTGTCAAAAGGACCTTCTGGAACAATGAGATCAGAGGCAGAGCCTACTACTACGTGGTAGCAATTGACAAGGAGCTAGTGACCTGCCGCAATACAGTCACAGGACTGAGCCGGGAGTTTTTCCGGGATAGCCTAGAAAAACAAAAGAATGGACTCAAGCGGGTTGGTGGAAAGAAGCTTACGGAAATCCTTTTGGGTCACTGGGAAGAAGCAGTGGCAAATGTTTAAACCTTCAATCAAAAAGTAACGATGCAACTACAACAAATCAATCACGAACAAAAGATGTCAAGCCGTGAGATTGCGGAACTGACAGGTAAACAGCATAAGGATGTCATGAAAGCCATCCGAAATATGGAGCCTGCATGGCAAAAAATCAACGGGCGCAAATTTGCGCTCGGGTCCTATGCCGATGCTCAAGGTCAAAGAAGACCAGAATATCAGCTCAACAAAACCGAGTCCCTTTATGTGGCAACCAAGTTCAATGATGAGGCTAGAGCCCATCTGGTACTGAGATGGGAACAGCTGGAGCGGAAAGCACAACCTGCCAATCTATCCAGATATGAGATCCTGAAGCTGGCCATGCAGGCAGAAGAGGAAAAACAGCTACTACAGACAGAAGTCAAATTGCTCAGCCCAAAGGCTGACTACCATGACAAGGTTTTGCAATCCAAGTCAACCTACGTCACAACCCAGATAGCCAAGGAACTAGGCATGTCAGCTGTGACCCTAAACAGGAAGCTACATGACTTGGAGATTCAGCACAAGAGCAATGGCACATGGGTGCTTTATGCCAAGTACCAGAACAGAGGCTACACCAAAACCACGACTACAGTCATACAACGCTCCAATGGTGAGAATGAAACCCGCATGACCACCGTCTGGACAGAGAAAGGCAGGAAGTTTATTCACGCACTGTTCGCTCAAGCAAACCTCTATGCGCAAGGCTGACACCTCAACACTCCTGACAGACCTTGCCTTGGCTGAAATGCTTGAGGTAGTCAACCCAGCTACAGGCGAGGTCAACACAGGAACATGGAAACACTTCAGAAACGCTTATATCAAAAACAACTGGAACCTGTACAATGCCTTTGTCATGCTTATGATCGAGCGGAAAAATACAGGGTGCATCAGGTTTCAGGAAAAGACCTATCAGAAATGACACATGGAAGCTTATTCTCAGGAATTGGAGGGTTTGAACTTGGGGCGATGCTGGCAGGCATCAGGACAGTATGGAGTTGTGAAATAGAACCTTTTCAAAGAGCAGTACTCAAAGAAAGATTTAACTCAACAAAGCAATACGATGACATCACAAAACTTAGCTACCCGGAAAAAGTCGACATCATCAGCGGAGGATTTCCTTGCCAGGACATCTCAATTGCTGGAAAAGGTAAAGGAATTACAGGAAAACGTAGTGGACTATGGTCCGAAATGTATCGCATTATTGGGGAAGTACGACCCAAGTACGTCATCATTGAGAACAGTCCAATGCTCACTGTTCGGGGATTCGAACGAGTGCTTGCGGACCTTTCCAAAATCGGGTATGATGCGGAATGGCAATGTCTATCAGGTACAACATTTGGAATTCAACAGGGTAGGCAACGAATCTATTGTATTGCCTACTCCAGTGAAGAGCTGTCAGAATGCAGCAGCAAAACACAGGTATTTCGGAAGTTCAACGTATCGGGGCAATTATCACGAATATATCCGGGATGGAAAAACAGACGGGATATACCCCAACCCCGTACCTATGGAAAGTCTAATGACCTTCCCAATCAACTGGACAGAGTTGGCTCACTCGGAAATGCAGTGATGCCCGTTGTGGCATGGTACCTATTCTTTTGCATAACAATGCACCATAAAATGAAAACCAATAACTGATGAGAACATTCCTATTCGAAACATCAAAAGGCGAAATACTTGAATTCCCCGCCAACAATCTTGAGCAAGCAGAAAACAGAGTCAAGGCATTGAAGATTGAAGCCAAATACAAGGCTTACAAAAGAAAGACTGTCCCATTCTATGCGGATTGGGAAGACACAAAGAGTAAGAGACACAGATCAATTAAAAACTAGATAGATATAACCATGAAAAAATCAGGCTTTCAATTAAGATTAGATAACGCAATGGAAACGCATAGAAAAAAACATAAAGAAAGGATTAAAAAGAACTATTCGAATAGGATGTGTATAACTGGAATTCTTAGTGGGATATCAGTGCTAATTTCTCTGTTAATGGTGTTTGGCTATTGTCGGTGTGTGTACAAGTTTGTCAATTGTGACTTTGAACCAAGCTATAAAGCTGAAGTCCTCTATGGTATTGGTAGTGTCACTGGCTTAGGGGCTATAATCGGATACTTTGATATTGAAGATAAATAGCTGTGGCTCGAAACAGATCATAAATCTACAACTATATCTAACCGGGCAGGTTTCTCACCTGCCCATTAAACAAAACGCAGATGGGTGAAATCAAGCCAGAATTGCTTCACGGAAAATTTTAAGAAGCAATTAAAGAGATGTTCAAATATGAATCATTTGAAGTAGTAGTTGTACAATATGAATCAATGATGATAGTTTAATAAATGTATACTTTTTTAAGAGGAAATAGAAAGTGATGACTGATGTAAGACCATTTAAGAATTCCCACTATCACAATGTAATTAAACCAGCTTTTGCACGAATCAAGGAATTAGGTTGGGAGTATCATTATAAACCATGGTTAGAAGAGCGACATTGTGCGTTGAAACATGGAGTAATGTTAGAAGCTGATACTGTTCCTGAACTTTGTGAGAAGGTTGAGAACTTTGTCCCAATAGCTGAAAGAACAGAGTTAATTGAGAAGGGAAACAACTTTAACGAACCATTTTAAATGAATAGCCCCACCATATAAAGTGGGGCTTTTTTATTTCAATGATTTGGATTATTTCTATATTAGAAGTGTTTTTATACAATTTTTTATCTAAATCATTTTTATGTTCAATCTACCCATGATCACTATCCCCGCAGAGAAGTGTCCTGAAGTGTATTTTTGACTCAGAGGAGATTAATAAAATATTGTGAGGTTCATTCTCCCTCAAGACTTATGATTTATTTTATTAGTAAATTTAGTCTAACATCAACTATTTAGCTAAACCCAAACAATGATTACAGAAACAGAACTAAAGAACAAATACCACTCAAAAGAGGAGTTAGAAGCTCTAAAGCTACAAGCCGAAATTGATGAAATCAAAAAGCCTTTTTATAAGAAGGCTACCTTTTTGTCACTTATTTCATCCACTTTATTTGCTGCCCTCACAATTATTTCAACAATCGTATATAATAATTCTACTCAGAAAAAAGAGGTTGAAGCTAAGCTTTTGGAGTTGACAACAAAGCAACTAGAGTTAAAAGAAGACTCACTTGAAACTAAAATAGCTATACTTGAAAAGGAGTACGCTCATAAAAGACAAGAGCTCGAAAATAGTTATTTGAAGAAAGAGGAAGAGTTAAAAGTGGAATACTTTAAAAAATTGAAGGATATCGAATATACACTAGCAGATATACAAAAAGATTATCTAAATAATTACACTGATGGGTTTGTTTCAACTTATGTAGATAAGAGGATCACAACTCAAGGAGTATTGGATAATTATCTACCAAAAGATAAACAGCTCGGTTTTAAGAAATGGTTAAAGGGTGCTATAGGATACTCAATTAAGAGGTCTAATGAAAGAGCTTTTGAACAACTTAAAAAAAGAGTTGATTTAGAAGAGTTTAAATTAAAACAGTAAAAACATAGTACAGACCCCGGCAAAACCGGGGCTTTTTTATGCTTCAATACAAACCCATTATCAATCAATTCTTAGATTCTAGCATCTTCTCAAACATATGCTGAATCTGCTTATCTTTTTCCTGATTGCGCTTATCAAGTCTAATTACTGCAAGAATAAGGGCTGTATCCAACGTCAATTTTCCTACAAAAGCGGTTAATCCTTCAAACTCTGCTACTGGCACTTGCAATAGGTCCATATTGGCAAACAGCGGAACAGAGAGTAGCATCATCTTACTTACGATTGTGTTATTCATAGCTGGTTACTTTTTAAATGATTTGTAGTTGCCATTCTTGCTGACCAATACTGTCCCATAGAGTTTTGCAGGTTTTAGTGGAGTTGGCAACGTCTTTCCTGTTGTCTCGGTTAATATCCACATGCTTATCACCCAGCAGCACACAGCCTTGGATATGGGTGTAGTAGTTGCCCGGATGGATCAGGATAAAGGTACGTCCAGGTACTCCCGTGATTTCAAAGTGCCAGCCTCGTTTCTCTGTTTTTCGTGGAGTTACTGTGTAAGTGCCCCTCGGAATGCAGCTGATGTTTCTTTGGTTGCTCTTGTCTGACAACTCCAGTGTACAGGCTTCCATCAGTTGGTCAATGCCATTGTAAACATGTAGACGGCCAAGTGTCTGTACACCATCATCTTGCAAGCGTGTAAGTATCCCTTTGATCATTTTGTATAATTGCTTAGTCGTTTGAAAGAATTTATAAATAAAAAAAGCTATATTTAGAAAGGACATAACGATTAAACATATACGCTATGAGTCGTGGAAAATTCATAGGTAAAAACTCATTTTGATTGATAGGGACAACACCTTCTGCACTTTGTAGTAAGGTGTTTTTTTTTGCTCTATTAGCTACCAATCAGCAGCTGGTATTGCTCAGGTGTGATCTTGCCCAATACCAATGCAATGGCAGCCAGAGCGGTGACTACAGTTGTAATCAGCTGTACCCAGTCCGTCTGACCTTCCTTGGTCAAGCCTTTGGAGCTTCGTACAACATCAGGAACTACAACAGATAGGAGCGGTAACCCACCCATTACACCGTTGCCGAATGAGATCAGCGCTTTGCCGAACTTCGTCTCTTTAAATGGTTTCATTATAAAACTGTTTAAACGATTAAGAAAATATATTAACTTTAAGGTGTACTAAAACATGATTTTTTTATGTCTGCAACAGTAAGAAGAAACAATACCCTTCGCCGTTATGAGCGTATCTGTCAGTTTATCAACAGCAAGTATCAGGAGCGTGCCGATCGGTACCGCCATTTGCGTACCCATATCAATATCCGCTACGATGATATCTTGCAGGATGCTGCTGTGGAGTTTGACCTTTCATTCAATACCATCTACAAGATTTACCGTAACAGGCCTGAAGGTGGCTATCTTCAGCAACAAACTGCATAGGTTACCCTGTAGCGAGACTGCATGGTTCTGACCTTTCCAACTTGCCTTATGTCAGAATCACCAATCCGCTCCAACATCATTCCTGAGTGGGAGAGAAGTTTCCACAGCTCGTCTGAAAGGTCATCCACATCAAAGCCATCCTCATGGTTGAAAGTGTTGCCCTCAAGGCGATCCATATACGAGTACTTATATTCGTCATGTGAAATATGGAATATCACCTCGGCTTTGGCTTTCTGCCCGCAACTGCTTTGGTTCTCGTATCCTGTATCGGCAAACTGTACTGCAATCCATGGGAAGGATGCCGTATTCTCATCGGTGTCCTCCTCAAATTGCCGCTTGTAGCGTGACACCCTTTTGATGGCAGGCATGCCTGAGATAATGGTTTCTGCCAGTGTCTTGAATAATTGTTTTCTGCTCATCTGAATACTGCGCTTATACGGTTGATATAATGCTGTCTCATTTCCCTGAGTAATTCCTCAGACTTTCCGATAAACTGCCGCTGTGGTATCTTGATCGGGTGTGGCTTGGTAAATCCCGAAGCGTTGGCAGCATTGACCTTTCGCATCCAAGCCAGTCTTGTATCACCTTTTTTGTCTGTCAGTATCTTGTAAGGTGTTCCACCGGGATGGGAAATGGTATCCCCCTCATTGTGGGCCTTGGCATAGCGGCGGTCTGTACCGATGGTAAAACCGTCTATTCCCACTTTCAATATTCTGACAGACCGGCGGAGGTCACCAGACTGAACCAATAAACCACGGCTTTTGCTTCTGACCTTCTCCCTTGAAGAACCAGATTTAAATAGGCGTGAACGCTGCCCATCATTTTTCCTTTCAGGCCACGGCTTACCGTCCCATGCTTCCTTCTTGAAAGCATCAAGAGTATAGTCCAGTGCTATCTCTGCCAGTTCTTCGGGCAGTCTCCTGAGTACGTTTTCCAGATTGGAGCGAAGCTTATCAATTTTGTTTTTGTGACTCATGCAATTGTGTCAATGTCTGGATCAGTATCCTGCTTAGGTTTGCTGCCATCCAGAATAAACTCGATTTCCAAATCGGAAAGGTTTGTGGTGTGCTTTAGCCACAGCTTTTCCTCTTCCCTTGTCAGTTGCTCGTTTTTCTCAACCTTGGCCCTGATTTTTTCTAGTTTCTTATCCATCCTTTTGCTTTTAGTAGTTTGGTGATTTCTTCCGCTATAGGAGCAAAGTCCTCTTCGCTCCACTGGTATGGGATTGTTTTCTCCGCCTGCACCCTGACCATATCAAGGAAGCGTTGCTCCCCACTTACCTGGGCAATATACTGGCTGTAAGCCCTTGCCCAAATTTCATCTTTACTGATCAGGTAACGAAGGTGTTTACGCATATTCCCATAAATAGGCTCACCATTCAACACCCCACTGTTAAGCGATTCCTTCAGTGACTTGATGGCTTTGCTGTTATCAACAGCCGTAAAGAAGTCTTTCATCAGGTTGCCAGTCCTGTTGCCAGTCTCAAACCTGTTTTTGCTTCCCAATGCCTGATAGTCCAAGAAGTGCCCGATCTCATGCCATATGGTCAACTCCTTGTGGTCACCTGTGGTATTGATCTTTATCTCTATTGGTGTTCCGTTGATATAGTGACGGAAATAACCATAGGCATTCATGCGACTGGTTCCCTTGAATGGTATCTGATCCAGCACCCCATCACCATGGATGCTGTCCAGTACCCGAAGAGCCTCCTTGTATTCCTTGTTGATGTTTCGGCTTACACTTGAGAATGCAGAAGAAACAGGAGTACCCATCGGTTTAGGTGAAGGTGTACCCTTGGCAGCGAGTTGCTTGCCTTTCTTCTTTATTTCCCCAGCTTCCTTTGCCGGTACATTGGAATAGTATGGATGATTGTCAGGGAATACCACACCATCTTTTGCAGGATTGAATCGGAACATTGTTTGATTGTTCGTTGCCAGCTCTCCTGCCTTCATGGCATCCGCAGAGTTGGAAAGTGTTCCGGCACGTTCCTTCATCACCTTTCTTACATCACATCGGCAAGCCCATCCGTTTGGCGGGAAGTACTTGCCCCAGAATGGGTCATCCATTTCCAATGTGATATTATCCAGTCTGGCATGCTGTGGCCTTACCCTTCCGTCTCCAACAGTCTCATACCTCAGTACATGGGTGTCCTTGTCCTTGTAGAACTGCATCCACTTGCTTGACATTCGGCTGGTAGCTACAGCATTGTTGTACTCGGCACGCAGGTAATTCTTGTTGTACTGACCATGAACGGCCTCCACCGCATCACGGAAGACGTTGAATGGGCGTTTCTCTCCAGTATCAGGATCCATCAGCATACCACTGACCTCCTTTAGCTGGTGGTAGGTCTTAAATCCGGAAAACACAAAAACATTCTCCTTCAGGCTTTCCAGCATCTTGAAGTCCGGGCTGTTGTACTCCACTGAGTCAAGGCTTTTGCCATACCCTTCCTGCACCCCTTCCCAAAGCAGTCCGGCTGTTCGGGAAACCATTGCCTGAGGAAATGGGATATCAGCCCCGGCATAGATCAGCCTTGCAATACTGAGCAGGTCAGAAAGTAACTTGTCTGTTTCTTCTGACAGGTCAAAGGTTTCAACAGCAGTCGCATCCATTCCCCCCAGTGCCATGTGCAGCTGAGGGGCTACCGAAAAAAAACGCATATTCTCTTTCTTGCCTTCCTGTGTCTTCTCTTTCTGGTCTTCCGCTTCCCTTGCCTGCTCAGGTCTTTTTTCCTCATCCAGCAAGGCAGAGAACACAAAGCGTAAACCCTTGAAGTTATAAGGTCCTTGCCTTTCGGTCAGGAAAGGCAGTATCCTGTCCGTGATCTCAAATGAGAGGTTGCGCATCCTTTCCATCTTGTAGGCACTGCTGGTGTTCTCATGTACCTTGGCTTCTGCATATCCGCTTCCGGCTTGGCTTGAGCTGGTGCCAGTCTGTCCTGAGATGCCCCATGAAATTTCCTCATTGCAAGCTTCCCGGATATTCATATAGATCTCATGCGGCTTGGAGCGGGAATCGTAGATCAGGTTGACATCGTCATCAACATCGATTGTCAGGACCTTATTGCTTCCTGAATTGGCCACCTTGTCAATGAATTTATTCTCCTCCTCATCATCCGCGCCATCCAGCTTGCCAACTGTCCAAGGCATGGCAAACTGCTCACTGTGCTGTGCCATATCTCGCCTTGCATTCAGTTTCCAGATTGATTCACGGGCAATGTTCTCCAGCAGTCCAAGGTTATCCACTTCCCCAAACTCAAGCACATTCAGGCTAAATGGCTCCTCACGGTAAGGTATCCCAAAAGTTGGGTTGTTCGGGTCAAAAAGCACCATACCTGTTTGCGGGTTGACTGACCAGCGTGGTGCAGCCTTTACCCTTTCCACCTCCCCATTGTCTTGCCAGAAGAAGTCAAGCACTGTCACGCCCCAGAACTCTGTGCGGAGAACCTCCCGCATAGTGGAAAAGAACCAGGCGTTCTTCAGCTGGTTGGTCTTTTTCTTGTTGACATTGCCCTTCTCATCCACCAGTACAAAAGGCTCTTCCAATATCTTGGCAACCGTGGTACGCAACTCGGCTGAAACCTTATTGTCCTTGACGGTTTGAAGGTAGAGTTTGTACAGTTCCGACCGGTTGAAATACGGTGGCTGGTTGGCGATATTGATGGCATCTTCCAGCTTCTGCACTTCCATGTTTGCCCTGTATTCACGGGGCGAGGAATAGACGTGCTTCCTTTTCTTCTGCTCTTCAGTCGGGTGGTCAGATGTGGGCTGTTCAGCCCGCTGTGACCTTCCAAAAAAGCCTTTTATGGTATCGAGTATCATTAGTGACTGCGTTTAGTGTTTGCCGTTAACTTGAACCTGGTGCGGGGTGTTTCCATGTCTTCCTCCAATGCCCTTGGCAGCATAAGCCCGATCTTTCCCTCTGCCACTTTTTCCAGATATGCGAGGGTGTTGTTGTAGTCGTAAAGGATATCCTCAGGCATTATTGGCGCTTTCTTGTGAAGTCGGTACAGCACGATATTGATGCAGTGTTCCATGATGTCGGGGTCACGGTCTGTGCCGGTTGCCGAGAAGATGGCATCCCACATCAAACTTCTGGTGGATGTAGTTCTTTACCTTGGCAATGGCAGCTGTCTCTGCCATGTCCAATACCAGCGGGTCCTCATCAATAAGGTGCTGCAGGTTGACACCCTTGATCAGGTGCCTATAGTCGTTCTCTGTTAAGAATGTAGCCATCTATCGTCCTTTTCTGTACTTGTTGTATTCGGTCTCAAAGTAGCGGCACAGGAAATAGTCCATGGCATCGGTACAGTGCCCGTATTTCTCATACCTGACTCCTGTGGTGGGATCTGTCACCATCTCTTTCATCTTCCTGCCATCCGGTGCCTGCTTCACGTATTTCACGTCCTCTATGGATTTCTTGCAGTGGTCTGCAATCACCACCTCAATGCCTTCGTATTCCTCAAAGAATATCCTGTTGATAAACTCGCCCCTCATCACCACTGATGGGTTGGCTTTCGGTACCCTGACCTGAGGGCTGTACTGTTTCAAATCCCGCTTGAGCACCCTGTAAAGGTTGTAGCCCTTTTCCAGCTTGGCATCGGATTTCCGGCTGGTGGAATCCCCATAAAGGAACATGCCTGCCTGATGGTTCTTGTACTTGGACTTGATGTCCATCACCACATGGGCAAAGCTGTTATTTGGAGACTCAGGGCATATCTCATCAATCTGCCAAGCCCTTTTACCTTCTGCCTGCCATACCGTACAGGTAGGGTGTGGGTTCACGTTCTCATCAAAGGAGAGGTGCAGTGGCAATGCTGGATTGTAATCAACCTTTCCAGTGTGAAGGTTTGTCCTGAAATGGCGGTAGAATTCCGCTCCAGTATCCAGCTTACCCCAGTCGC is a window from the Limibacter armeniacum genome containing:
- a CDS encoding P-loop NTPase family protein; this encodes MTAYSLGYKTLCEQYSIDPSKGLLLSGAPGIGKTSVMKHFRQRFNGFNAKLYYCHDIRMEAMSNDSFTEGYRKKQHMIFDDFGLEGEIKRYGNTIMPMNDIIYFRHRVFKENGFKSHFTTNLSMEEIRERYDFRMVDRLSEMVNIVPLDQTESYRK
- a CDS encoding phage regulatory protein/antirepressor Ant, with the protein product MQLQQINHEQKMSSREIAELTGKQHKDVMKAIRNMEPAWQKINGRKFALGSYADAQGQRRPEYQLNKTESLYVATKFNDEARAHLVLRWEQLERKAQPANLSRYEILKLAMQAEEEKQLLQTEVKLLSPKADYHDKVLQSKSTYVTTQIAKELGMSAVTLNRKLHDLEIQHKSNGTWVLYAKYQNRGYTKTTTTVIQRSNGENETRMTTVWTEKGRKFIHALFAQANLYAQG
- a CDS encoding DNA cytosine methyltransferase — its product is MTHGSLFSGIGGFELGAMLAGIRTVWSCEIEPFQRAVLKERFNSTKQYDDITKLSYPEKVDIISGGFPCQDISIAGKGKGITGKRSGLWSEMYRIIGEVRPKYVIIENSPMLTVRGFERVLADLSKIGYDAEWQCLSGTTFGIQQGRQRIYCIAYSSEELSECSSKTQVFRKFNVSGQLSRIYPGWKNRRDIPQPRTYGKSNDLPNQLDRVGSLGNAVMPVVAWYLFFCITMHHKMKTNN
- a CDS encoding DUF5675 family protein, translating into MIKGILTRLQDDGVQTLGRLHVYNGIDQLMEACTLELSDKSNQRNISCIPRGTYTVTPRKTEKRGWHFEITGVPGRTFILIHPGNYYTHIQGCVLLGDKHVDINRDNRKDVANSTKTCKTLWDSIGQQEWQLQII
- a CDS encoding phage virion morphogenesis protein, which gives rise to MSHKNKIDKLRSNLENVLRRLPEELAEIALDYTLDAFKKEAWDGKPWPERKNDGQRSRLFKSGSSREKVRSKSRGLLVQSGDLRRSVRILKVGIDGFTIGTDRRYAKAHNEGDTISHPGGTPYKILTDKKGDTRLAWMRKVNAANASGFTKPHPIKIPQRQFIGKSEELLREMRQHYINRISAVFR
- a CDS encoding phage portal protein family protein — its product is MILDTIKGFFGRSQRAEQPTSDHPTEEQKKRKHVYSSPREYRANMEVQKLEDAINIANQPPYFNRSELYKLYLQTVKDNKVSAELRTTVAKILEEPFVLVDEKGNVNKKKTNQLKNAWFFSTMREVLRTEFWGVTVLDFFWQDNGEVERVKAAPRWSVNPQTGMVLFDPNNPTFGIPYREEPFSLNVLEFGEVDNLGLLENIARESIWKLNARRDMAQHSEQFAMPWTVGKLDGADDEEENKFIDKVANSGSNKVLTIDVDDDVNLIYDSRSKPHEIYMNIREACNEEISWGISGQTGTSSSQAGSGYAEAKVHENTSSAYKMERMRNLSFEITDRILPFLTERQGPYNFKGLRFVFSALLDEEKRPEQAREAEDQKEKTQEGKKENMRFFSVAPQLHMALGGMDATAVETFDLSEETDKLLSDLLSIARLIYAGADIPFPQAMVSRTAGLLWEGVQEGYGKSLDSVEYNSPDFKMLESLKENVFVFSGFKTYHQLKEVSGMLMDPDTGEKRPFNVFRDAVEAVHGQYNKNYLRAEYNNAVATSRMSSKWMQFYKDKDTHVLRYETVGDGRVRPQHARLDNITLEMDDPFWGKYFPPNGWACRCDVRKVMKERAGTLSNSADAMKAGELATNNQTMFRFNPAKDGVVFPDNHPYYSNVPAKEAGEIKKKGKQLAAKGTPSPKPMGTPVSSAFSSVSRNINKEYKEALRVLDSIHGDGVLDQIPFKGTSRMNAYGYFRHYINGTPIEIKINTTGDHKELTIWHEIGHFLDYQALGSKNRFETGNRTGNLMKDFFTAVDNSKAIKSLKESLNSGVLNGEPIYGNMRKHLRYLISKDEIWARAYSQYIAQVSGEQRFLDMVRVQAEKTIPYQWSEEDFAPIAEEITKLLKAKGWIRN
- a CDS encoding phage protein Gp36 family protein, which encodes MEHCINIVLYRLHKKAPIMPEDILYDYNNTLAYLEKVAEGKIGLMLPRALEEDMETPRTRFKLTANTKRSH